ACTCTTCCTGGAAGTGTTGTTTCTCCACACCCTTCGGTATTTATAGATACGTCGTGTTGCCATATGGTCTCTCAAATTCACAAGACCTATTCCAGAAACAAGTCGAAAATAAGTTCGGCAACATAGAAAACATACAAATTCTACATGATGACATGATAATTATGGGGAAAGACAGAGAAGAACATGATAGAACAGTTGAACAAGTGCTCAAGCGAGCTAAAGAGGTAGGTGCAAAATTtaacaaagaaaaaataaaatattgcaaaAAGAAGGTAAAGTTTATGGGTCAGATTTTCTCTGCAGATGGGATGGAGATTGACCTAGACAGAATAGAATCCTTGACAAAGTTGAAAAGCCCTAATGATAAAAACGAACTACAGAGAATTTTAGGAAGTTTTAACTATGTTCGGAAGTACATCCCTAACATGGCAAATTACATTCAGCCACTTACTGAATTATTGAAATCAAGTGTTGAGTTCCAGTGGCTTCCTAAACACCAACAATGTTTTGAAAGATTAAAGAAAATAATCACGAAGTCACCAGCACTCATTGCATATGATCctaaaaggaaaacggttttACAGTGTGATGCTTCAAAAAATGGTATTGGTTGTTGCATGTTTCAGGAACATAACAATACCCTAAAATTAGTTGCTTGTGCATCACGAAACATGAACGATCATGAAGTCAATTACAGCCAGACAGAAAAGGACTTGTTAGCTATTTATTATGGTACAcagaaatttcacaattttatatACAGTTATGAGATGAGGTAGATGTACAAACCGACCATAAGCCCATCATTGCCATAATGAAAAAACCCATTATAAAATTGGATCAGTTAGACTCCAGCGTTTAAAGATCAAACTCCTGAAGTACTCTCTTAATGTCTACTATGTCCCTGGTAAAGACATTCACTTCGCAGACATGTTATCCCGGTCCACTCTAAAAATTGAGACTAGTGACCCAGAAATGCTGGAGATGGTACATTCTGTTAGTAAACATCTCCCCATGAGTATCGAAAAACAAACTGAGTTACGATTAGCCACTAGCAACGACTCAACTCTAAGAAAAATGTTTGACTATTATTTCAATGGatggtcaaaaaaaaaacacatcccAGATGAATGTAAACCCTTCTATAAGATGAAAGACGCTATCTACGTTGAAGCAGGTATAGTTTTCTATGAGGACAAAATCATTGTACCAAAATCAATGCAGAAACAGATAATTGAAACACTGCACAACAAGGGCCATCTTGGTACCAGAAGGACCATAAACAAGgcaagaaaacttttttattggaTAAATATGACCACCGACATCACAAACTACATAAAACAATGTCgagtatgtgaaaaatataTGCCACGAAACCGCAAAGAACCTATGATGCCACACACAATTCCCAAATTGAGGTTTAACAAAGTAGCATGCGACAGTCTCGAATATGGCAGCAAACCTTATTTAGTCACAGTCGACTACTTTTCCCATTGGATGGATCTTGTACCTCTTCAGGACAAAACCTCAAGGGCAGTAATTGATGCATTTCAGAATCTCTTCACCAAGTTTGGATACCCACAATTTTTAATCACTGATAACCTGCCCTTTATTTCCCAAAGATGTCTAAACTACTACAGAGAGAAAGACATCACAGTATCAACGTGTACTCCAGAATGGCATCAAAGCAACGGGCTTGCCGAGAAAGCTGTATATACAGCAaaacaaattttgagaaaagcAACAGAGGAAAAGGTTGACTTTCGCGATTTTCTTTTCGAATATAACAACTCAGAAATTACAAGCCTCAAATCATCTCCTGCGGAAATACTCCAAAGCAGAACACTGCGTGATCAACTACCAACATCAAGCAGTAGTTTGGAACCCAGAATCCAAAATCACATTTTTGAAACTCTGggtcaacaacaaaaaaaggtCAAGGCAAATTATGATAAACGAGCTCACAAAAAGCCTGCCACTTTTCAAAAAGGGGATAGAGTCGTTATCAAAACCAGTAAAGATCCCATTTGGCACAAAGCCATTGTTATTGAGAAAGCTACTGAACCCAAGTCGTACTGGGTAAGAAAAGAAAGCAATAATAAAATAGTTAGACGTAATACAAACCAAATGAAATTATCGTTAACCAAAACTGACATTAGTGAATACATATTAGACCCAGAATTGTATCCAGATTTGTATTCCGACCATGAAAATTGTAAAGATAAAAACATTGTAAAAAATAATAACCATAATAACATATCCACTTCTGTAAATTGTAAAAATGATAGCACTGTAATAAGTAGAAACCATTGTAATAGTTCCACTTTCGTGGATATAAGTATTGAGCAACATCACGATAATGGTCCAAAATGTGGAATAACTGTAAGGTCCAAAGCACCCGAAAATAGAGTTGACAATCTCAAGCCCTCAAAAGACAATACCGGTCGATCAAGATCTGGACGTCCAATTAAGAAACCCTCCAGCTATAATACTTAGGGGGAAGGTGTTTGAATATGAGAAGATGAAGATTATAAATCTATGACATGTCATGACCATAGAATAAGATATAGGCCAGATGACATTCGGGTAACCTCAATTATATGTAAGCCGAGCTAAGTAAATGTttgtatgtatataaatgttAAATCTATAAATCTACTTATAAAATATAAGTGTGTAAGTTATCTTCTGAACAGTGTCAGTAGAAAGTAGAATAGTAGAGAGTAGAATAAATAGTGTCTTATCAGTTGGAAACTTCTTTgttgatatttcatttcattaaatATTTGGGTAAAAGTATGTTTTTCCTTGGATCAACTACCAACCTGAATATTCGACATCAGGTTATGGACCCAGGACCTTGCACCGATAGATAAATTTTTGATTCATGGAGAAAACTGACTGTCGCCAGCCAGAAGAATCCAGAAAGTCACGAGGTCAGTTTGTCAGCCATATTGCAAATTGTAATTTTCGCCATTTACAAGAGGAGAGGACACAAGCCAAGGTCGAACAAGTCGGTAACGACAGCAACCAACCAAGAAGGAAAGAAGATGCCGGCAACCACCGGCAGAGGGATCGTCTTCAGTACGTCAGCTGTCAATTTTCCTGTCAAGTTATTTCACTTTATTCTGGGTCTGAATGTGATGTCATTTAGGTTTTATgcccgtattaatagtcagtTCTCAAAACGGGTCTCAAGACCTATCTCAGTTGATACTTTCTCAAGATAGTGACAGCATCTCAAGATGACTGCTTATTAATAAACGCATATCAAGTCATTGTCAGTTTGATACTAtctcaagaaacgagacttgaaactcaacttatgaatgtcttgagtaatggtatttttatttttgcttgatatttttcaatactgTGACTCACAATAAAATGTGACGAAGCAGGATTTTCGATCGCCCATCCAGTACACGTTGTGTGTACCTCAAGTGAACTCCTCTGGACATTTGAAAGATCCTGGAGTCGTGCATGCTTCCTGCCCATCTTGTTACAATACCCAAAAATTCTGTATTAGGCCCAACAATTGCTTGGacattatttgaaaaatctGATTTTCTGTTGCGATAAACTTCATGAAATCGATTTCGTCGTAGTAGTTGACCACATCTCCCATGGATTCCATATTGACTTTAATAATGCCGATTTTTGGAAGCACAAAAGACAATTAAATTACTGTCAGTTCACAAAGCAAACTAACCCAACTTTCATTTCGAGATCATCTTGAGTCAGGGTTCGACCATACTAAAAATTTGACGTTCCCAAAACCAATCTTGAGATCTTTCGAGTACTTGAGTCACATTTATTAATAAGCGCCTACTCAAGTGAGTTCGCAGATTGAGACGTCTTCTTGACAGAGTCTCAAGTCAAATTTATTAATCAGACTGATGTCTCAAGACGCTACTTGAGACATTCTCAATActtgagatctgactattaatacgggccttAGTGATTTTGAACGACTATTGGTGAGTTCGATCTGTATTTTGACGGTTATAGTTGTCAGTGAGTAAACAAACTGcaaattaaaattgaaagtCAATCCCTGAAATTTATCGTCAACTTGGGACTATTATTGACATTGTTTTGTTGTTATCTAAGAATTTATATTGAActgtttaccatttttttctaattaaGGATTACAATAAAACACAGTCAGAAACATTAACTTTAAATTGTCAAGGAAAGTCAAATTATGTTTCTTGGAGATTTAAATTGAATCTTACCATGAAATCTGAGGATTTGTTTGATGTAGCTACTGTAATAATTTTGAAACCTGAAGGCACAGATGGTTCTGAGGAATCTGAGGAAGTTAAACTTTGGGTTAAAAAAGAACTTGAAGCGCAAACTTTTATTGGCGTTAATGTAAGTAGTGAAATTGCAAGAAAAATCGCAAATTGTAAGGTCAGCTTATTTTATGTTGAACAAACTTGAAACATTATATAGTAAAAAATCCGATCTAATTGTTGACGGATTACAAAGGCGTTTTTTGAGTTACAATTATGATACAAACAAGTCAGCTGCCGAAAACTGTTTGACTGTAATGCAGTATGCCGAAGAATTGGATGCTGAAGGTGAAGCAGTTAAGGAAAATTGGATTATGACACGAATTTTTGGAATGTTACCTCCTAGCCTCCATCACGTCAGGACATAATGGGATATATCTATCCAACAgtaagaaatttgaaattacTAGTGGAACGTTTACGTCTAGAAGAAGACAGATTAATCGAAGGGACAAAATGCTTTTCTCCCTAAAGAATTTGACAAAAGTCAATCAAGACAAAGGCAAGAAAGGAAAAATTCCCAAGAAAAGAGTACTTATGAAAGTCACAAATGTGGAAAGTCAAGCCATGTGATGAAATATTGTATAGGAAAACCGTGTGCAAAGAATATTGAATATTGCAAAAGCTAATATGGATGCAATATATGCAAGCCGAAGAGTCATTTCGCAATGGAATGTCCCaaagcaaacaaaatttcagaaGAAGCCATGGATACGAGTGAACCTAGAAATTCTAGCAGACGTGCATTCATAAGCGTGGGACTGTCAACTTCATGTATGAACGACATGAAGTTCGAAAGCAAGACAAACTGGTACCAAGATTGTGGAGCAATTCAGCACATGGCATTTGAAAGACAGTGGCTGATAAACTCATTTGATGAGCCAACGAAGATTCTCATTGGAGATGCCTCTGAATTGAATGGAATAGGAGAAGGAGATGTTGAAATGGAAGCTTTCAATCgggaaaaatggaataaaataatattgaagAATGTGCTATTTGTACCTGACTTAACTTTTAACTTATTTTAAGTAAGCCAGATGCTGGACAGAGGGTATGTACAAAGTGCGAGAGCAGATCAATCGATCTTCAGAACTGCTGACAGCAAAGAAGTAGTGGCAATTGCAAATCGTGAAGAGAGACTGTACAAGATGTTATTTCACATGGAAGTTAACAGATGTCTGTTGACGAAATCTCTCAAAATATGGCATGAATTACAAGCGCATTATTTATGTGAGATGGACATACGTTCTTTAGGAGGAGCTAAATACTTCCTTCTGCTGAAGGATGATTattcacattttcgtactgttTATTTTCTAAGAAGGAAGGATGAAACGCTGAATATGCTGGAGAAATTTGTTAAGATTTGGAAGGAAAATAAGAAGTATCAGATCTGACAATAGTACAGAGGTGATAAGCAATAATGTCAAGGAACTCTTAGAAAATTTTGGAGTATTTCATTGTAAATCAAATCCTTATACACCTCACCAAAAGGGTAGGATTGAACAAGAAATACGCACAATTGTTGAAGCAGCACGGTCAGTCATACATGCAAAGAATATGAGTGAGAATTTTTGGGGTGAAGCTGTCAACTATGCTGTATATTCACTATAAATCAAGCTAAAAAAAGCTCAGTTAAATGAAACAGTCCAGCTGAATTATGGTTCGGATGATAAGTGAAAATAGAAAAACTTAAGAGCTATGATTGCGAGTGCTACATCTATGTCCAGGACAACAAACGTGGTAAAGTTGATAAAAAGTCTAAGAAAGGAGTTCTTGTTGGTTATGACCTAGATTCACCAAGTCTTTCCTCCAGAAGGAAATGAAGTAGTTAGTTCTGGAAATGTCATCTTTGAAGAAAGCATTGGAATTGAAGAAGGGTACACTGAAATTGGATTTTGTTCTAAAAGAGAATTGGAAGAATCCATGGAAAAGGAAAATACACCTGAAGAAAATCGGCAATTGATTAATGCTAACAATTCAGAGCATTCTGAAGCATCTAACACTGAGGAAGAAGGGGATGTCTTGAACACTAGAAGAAATTTCCGTGACCGCCGAAATCTGATAATGGCATATAGATATACTGATTTTATTGTGGATGAAGGAGAGAATAGAAATTTTGCCATGATAGGTGGAGTTGTCGATATTCCTATTTCGCAAGCATTGAAGGATATAGCTGATATAGCTTTGAAGCTATAACTGAAGAATACGACTCACTTTTGAAGATGCATACATGGGATCTTGTGAAAAAGTCTGTCACTTGGTTTTGCGTGAAAAACAGAATGGAAAATTTAAAGACAGATTGGTTGTAAAGGGTAGAAGGAAGGTATAGATTATTCAGAAATCTATAGTTCAGTTGCACGTTACAGTGCGATTCGTCTGATTTGGAGTTTTGCAGCCTACAACTATATGTCACTAATAACATTTGATGTCGAAACAGCCTCTCTTCATGGAAAATTGAACAAAACAATATATATGTATCAACCTGAAGGTTTTGATGATGAAACTGGTCGAGTATGAATGCTAAGGAAGAGTCTCTATGGACACAAACAAGCACCGAGAGACTGAAATGGAACCTTTTCATAATTTTTGATTAAATTGAAATTCAAGTGAACAGATGATGACCCTTGTATCTTCTACAATTTTATGATGATTGTTATCATTGTTCTATTTGTTGACGATGGTCTTATAGTTGGAAATAATGTGATGAAAATGTTTGAAGTATTGACAAAGCTGAATAAGAAATTTGAAATCACCTATGAAAGGAGATTGCAAGACAAATTATCTTGGGATGGAAATCGAAGT
The window above is part of the Coccinella septempunctata chromosome 8, icCocSept1.1, whole genome shotgun sequence genome. Proteins encoded here:
- the LOC123318299 gene encoding uncharacterized protein K02A2.6-like yields the protein MFNDDNEVNLKQVENKFGNIENIQILHDDMIIMGKDREEHDRTVEQVLKRAKEIKLLKYSLNVYYVPGKDIHFADMLSRSTLKIETSDPEMLEMVHSVSKHLPMSIEKQTELRLATSNDSTLRKMFDYYFNGWSKKKHIPDECKPFYKMKDAIYVEAGIVFYEDKIIVPKSMQKQIIETLHNKGHLGTRRTINKARKLFYWINMTTDITNYIKQCRVCEKYMPRNRKEPMMPHTIPKLRFNKVACDSLEYGSKPYLVTVDYFSHWMDLVPLQDKTSRAVIDAFQNLFTKFGYPQFLITDNLPFISQRCLNYYREKDITVSTCTPEWHQSNGLAEKAVYTAKQILRKATEEKVDFRDFLFEYNNSEITSLKSSPAEILQSRTLRDQLPTSSSSLEPRIQNHIFETLGQQQKKVKANYDKRAHKKPATFQKGDRVVIKTSKDPIWHKAIVIEKATEPKSYWGHHTRAVVSIVAERTNDIVQIKSTLFAAPDGAPSPYSLDSAEIFERVKRSYNILLRNVSESDTEESECIDKSIKKERRNPPHLRLLMVSFWNNGVVETLLRNKKKLLNSGDFRSVLVSVDKTPQQLSARSQLQLKVKDRETS